From Pseudarthrobacter equi, a single genomic window includes:
- the guaA gene encoding glutamine-hydrolyzing GMP synthase: MTTPTASQTSQKPVLVVDYGAQYAQLIARRVREANVYSEVVPHTYTTEQLLAKNPAAIILSGGPSSVYADGAPSVGADLFEAGVPVFGICYGFQAMANALGGKVDKTGLREYGSTQTTILGEGRSVLEGMPQHQNTWMSHGDSVHAAPDGFEVLATTAGAEVAAFANEEKCLYGVQWHPEVKHSAYGQQVLENFLFKGAKIEPNWTTGNILEEQIERIRNQIGDARVICGLSGGVDSAVAAALVQRAVGDQLTCVFVDHGLLREGEAEQVERDFVAATGVKLYIANEQERFLTALAGVSDPETKRKIIGREFIRAFEEAELAIIAEAAAHGEKIKFLVQGTLYPDVVESGGGEGAANIKSHHNVGGLPEDLQFELVEPLRALFKDEVRAVGAQLGLPQEIVGRQPFPGPGLGIRIVGDVTKERLDLLRKADAIARAELTAAGLDNEVWQMPVVLLADVRSVGVMGDGRTYGHPIVLRPVSSEDAMTADWSRLPYDLLARISNRITNEVDGVNRVVLDVTSKPPGTIEWE; encoded by the coding sequence GTGACTACTCCCACTGCATCCCAGACTTCCCAGAAGCCGGTGCTGGTTGTTGACTATGGAGCCCAGTACGCGCAGCTGATTGCCCGCCGCGTCCGGGAAGCGAATGTGTATTCGGAAGTGGTTCCGCATACCTACACCACCGAACAGCTCCTCGCCAAGAACCCCGCCGCGATCATCCTTTCCGGCGGACCTTCCAGCGTTTATGCCGACGGCGCCCCCAGCGTGGGTGCCGACCTCTTCGAAGCCGGCGTACCCGTCTTTGGCATCTGCTACGGCTTCCAGGCCATGGCCAACGCCCTTGGTGGCAAGGTGGACAAGACCGGCCTCCGGGAATACGGCTCCACCCAGACCACCATCCTGGGCGAGGGACGCTCCGTGCTTGAGGGCATGCCCCAGCACCAGAACACCTGGATGAGCCACGGCGACTCCGTCCACGCGGCCCCGGACGGCTTCGAGGTCCTGGCCACGACGGCCGGCGCCGAGGTTGCAGCCTTCGCCAACGAAGAAAAGTGCCTCTACGGCGTGCAGTGGCACCCCGAGGTCAAGCACTCGGCCTACGGCCAGCAGGTGCTGGAGAACTTCCTCTTCAAGGGCGCCAAGATCGAGCCCAACTGGACCACGGGGAACATCCTCGAAGAGCAGATTGAGCGCATCCGCAACCAGATCGGCGATGCCCGGGTCATCTGCGGCCTCTCCGGCGGCGTCGATTCCGCAGTCGCAGCTGCCCTGGTCCAGCGCGCCGTGGGCGACCAGCTCACCTGTGTGTTCGTTGACCACGGCCTGCTCCGCGAAGGCGAAGCTGAGCAGGTGGAACGCGACTTCGTTGCTGCCACCGGCGTCAAGCTCTACATCGCGAACGAGCAGGAACGCTTCCTCACCGCACTGGCCGGCGTGAGCGATCCCGAAACCAAGCGCAAGATCATCGGCCGCGAGTTCATCCGCGCCTTCGAAGAAGCCGAACTGGCCATCATCGCCGAGGCCGCCGCGCACGGTGAGAAGATCAAGTTCCTGGTCCAGGGCACCCTGTACCCTGACGTCGTCGAATCCGGCGGCGGCGAAGGTGCAGCAAACATCAAGAGCCACCACAACGTGGGCGGCCTCCCCGAGGACCTGCAGTTCGAGCTCGTGGAGCCGCTGCGGGCCCTGTTCAAGGACGAGGTCCGCGCCGTGGGCGCCCAGCTGGGACTGCCCCAGGAGATCGTGGGACGCCAGCCGTTCCCGGGCCCCGGCCTGGGCATCCGGATCGTCGGCGACGTCACCAAGGAACGCCTGGACCTGCTGCGCAAGGCCGACGCCATCGCCCGCGCCGAGCTGACCGCCGCAGGCCTGGACAACGAGGTGTGGCAGATGCCCGTCGTGCTGCTGGCAGATGTCCGCAGCGTCGGCGTCATGGGCGACGGCCGCACCTACGGCCACCCCATCGTCCTGCGCCCGGTCTCGTCCGAAGACGCCATGACGGCTGACTGGTCACGCCTGCCCTATGACCTCCTGGCCCGGATCTCCAACCGGATCACCAATGAGGTGGACGGCGTCAACCGTGTCGTGCTGGACGTCACCAGCAAGCCACCGGGAACCATCGAGTGGGAATAG
- a CDS encoding DUF3817 domain-containing protein, which yields MIDPKPATGNETAGKAAPRKRRFGGTEAQIRSALKFYKVLAYLTGAMLLLLCAELVARYGFGQYLFAGGTNATTGQPFGFGFADAEPPGVLNGVNLSITVLIVHGWMYVVYLISNFRLWSLMRWPFLKLILLALGGVVPFLSFIVEKKFHAEVEAELAANPQAPQRY from the coding sequence ATGATTGATCCGAAGCCGGCCACCGGAAACGAAACGGCCGGGAAGGCCGCCCCCAGGAAGCGCCGGTTCGGCGGCACCGAAGCGCAGATCCGGTCGGCCCTGAAGTTCTACAAGGTGCTGGCCTACCTGACCGGTGCCATGCTGCTGCTCCTGTGCGCCGAGCTCGTGGCACGGTACGGCTTCGGGCAGTACCTCTTCGCCGGTGGCACCAACGCCACCACCGGCCAGCCCTTCGGCTTCGGTTTTGCCGACGCCGAGCCGCCGGGAGTCCTCAACGGCGTCAACCTGTCCATCACGGTGCTGATCGTCCACGGCTGGATGTACGTGGTGTATCTGATTTCAAACTTCCGGCTCTGGTCGCTCATGCGCTGGCCGTTCCTCAAGCTGATCCTGCTGGCACTGGGCGGCGTGGTCCCGTTCCTCTCCTTCATCGTGGAGAAGAAGTTCCATGCCGAGGTGGAAGCCGAGCTCGCCGCGAACCCGCAGGCGCCGCAGCGCTACTGA
- a CDS encoding SURF1 family protein, with protein sequence MWKTALKPRWIAGFIFAIAVSGVFVLLSQWQFGRSTSPEMPVNPDTEKVQPLTDTLQPGEFFHGSDADQMVSATGTYDPAKQVLVPGRLHDGKTGYWVVSAFAVDGAPALTGAAVSPRTWIPVARGWVADAADATAPPSGPVQVTGRLLPSEAPVAAKAANPGEATAVSVAELINDWEISSYPGFVAATAEVAGGADVSAAAVPGDLLPLEIGPQPPAQQINWLNLFYSLEWVVFAGFAFFIWWRLVKDDYHRDLEDALEGHAEPHEPEQQPGTTRQPEHTEQKVQP encoded by the coding sequence GTGTGGAAAACAGCCCTTAAGCCCCGATGGATTGCGGGATTCATCTTTGCGATCGCCGTGTCCGGGGTCTTCGTGCTGCTGAGCCAGTGGCAGTTCGGCCGCTCCACCAGCCCGGAAATGCCGGTGAATCCGGACACCGAGAAGGTCCAGCCGCTGACTGACACCCTCCAGCCCGGCGAGTTCTTCCACGGGTCCGACGCCGACCAGATGGTCAGTGCCACCGGAACCTATGATCCTGCCAAGCAGGTCCTGGTCCCCGGGCGCCTGCACGACGGGAAGACCGGCTACTGGGTTGTCTCCGCTTTCGCGGTGGACGGCGCACCCGCGCTGACCGGTGCCGCTGTGTCGCCCCGGACCTGGATCCCTGTGGCCCGCGGATGGGTGGCCGACGCCGCTGACGCGACCGCGCCGCCGTCGGGCCCCGTGCAGGTAACCGGACGGCTCCTGCCCTCCGAAGCGCCCGTGGCCGCTAAGGCCGCCAACCCCGGCGAAGCAACGGCGGTCTCCGTGGCGGAACTCATCAACGATTGGGAAATCAGCAGCTACCCGGGCTTCGTGGCGGCCACCGCCGAGGTTGCCGGGGGAGCGGACGTCAGCGCTGCCGCCGTCCCGGGGGACCTCCTGCCGCTGGAGATCGGTCCGCAGCCGCCCGCACAGCAGATCAACTGGCTCAACCTCTTCTACTCCCTGGAATGGGTGGTCTTTGCCGGGTTCGCATTCTTCATCTGGTGGCGCCTGGTCAAGGACGATTACCACCGGGACCTCGAAGATGCCCTCGAGGGCCATGCCGAACCGCATGAACCAGAACAGCAGCCAGGGACCACCCGGCAGCCTGAACACACCGAGCAAAAGGTACAGCCATGA
- a CDS encoding PTS sugar transporter subunit IIA, with the protein MAEPLDPYDAELTTPDMVILELEATDKDDAATQLSERLFAAGRVSDLDGFLRHVNAREHQLATGLPGGIGLPHARSEFVTRTSIAVGITKYGHALDFGAADGPATVILLIATPASSFSDHLEVLATLARSLSKESFRESLRRAYDAEVIAELINSSLVFFDH; encoded by the coding sequence TTGGCGGAACCGCTTGACCCGTACGACGCCGAACTCACCACCCCGGACATGGTCATCCTGGAGTTGGAGGCCACGGACAAGGACGACGCCGCCACTCAACTGTCCGAGCGGTTGTTCGCTGCCGGCAGGGTGTCCGACCTCGACGGGTTCCTCCGGCATGTCAATGCCAGGGAACACCAGCTCGCCACCGGACTCCCGGGCGGCATCGGCCTGCCGCATGCGCGCAGCGAGTTCGTCACCCGCACCTCCATCGCCGTGGGCATCACCAAGTATGGCCATGCCCTGGACTTCGGCGCCGCCGACGGCCCGGCCACCGTGATCCTGCTCATCGCCACCCCCGCCAGTTCCTTCTCGGACCACCTCGAGGTCCTGGCCACGCTGGCGCGCTCGCTGTCCAAGGAATCGTTCCGCGAATCGCTGCGCCGGGCCTACGACGCCGAAGTGATCGCCGAACTCATCAACTCCAGCCTGGTGTTCTTCGACCACTGA
- a CDS encoding glycerol-3-phosphate dehydrogenase/oxidase, whose amino-acid sequence MKTDPAGGGALGPEAREASIQRLRATTEPGQELDILIVGGGIVGTGAALDAVTRGLSVGIVEASDWAAGTSSRSSKLIHGGLRYLEMLDFALVKEALQERGLLLSELAPHLARPVPFLYPLTKPFVERPYVGAGIALYDAMSVSSGHSRGVPFHKHLSRRGTLRAAPSLKNDAFVGSIRYYDGQVDDAKYVANLVRTAAHYGAHAVNQMAVVDFLREGERVVGAKVENREDGSRFNVRAKQVINATGVWTDETQAMVTDRGQLKVRASKGIHLVVPRDRFQSTVGLILRTEKSVLFVIPWGRHWIIGTTDTDWHLDKAHPAATSKDIDYILEHVNKVLKRPLTREDVEGVYAGLRPLLAGENDSTAKLSREHVVAHPVPGLVVVAGGKWTTYRVMAKDAVDEATRTMDERVPPSCTETIPLLGASGFRAAWNRRNRTAEETGVHVARIEHLLNRYGSMTPEVLALIAENPELAEPLPGADDYLQAEAVYAATHEGARHVHDVLTRRTRISIEAWDRGVSAVPVVAKLMGDVLGWSDAQRENEVRHYIARVEAERLSQEQPDDESADAARLGVEDIVPLR is encoded by the coding sequence ATGAAGACTGATCCTGCAGGCGGCGGGGCCCTGGGCCCGGAAGCCAGGGAAGCATCCATCCAGCGGCTGCGCGCCACGACGGAACCCGGCCAGGAGCTGGACATCCTGATTGTTGGCGGCGGGATCGTGGGAACCGGAGCGGCGCTGGACGCCGTCACCCGCGGCCTGAGCGTGGGCATCGTCGAGGCCAGCGACTGGGCGGCAGGAACGTCCTCCCGGTCATCCAAGCTCATCCACGGCGGCCTCCGCTACCTGGAGATGCTGGATTTCGCCCTGGTTAAGGAGGCGTTGCAGGAACGCGGACTGCTGCTCTCCGAACTGGCGCCCCACCTGGCCCGGCCCGTTCCCTTCCTCTACCCGCTGACCAAGCCCTTCGTGGAACGGCCCTATGTGGGCGCGGGCATCGCCCTCTACGACGCCATGTCCGTCTCCAGCGGCCACAGCCGCGGCGTGCCCTTCCACAAGCACCTGTCCAGGCGCGGCACCCTGCGGGCTGCGCCGAGCCTGAAGAACGACGCGTTCGTGGGCTCCATCCGCTATTACGACGGGCAGGTGGATGACGCCAAGTACGTCGCCAACCTGGTCCGCACTGCCGCCCATTACGGGGCCCATGCCGTCAACCAGATGGCGGTGGTGGACTTCCTCCGCGAAGGCGAGCGGGTGGTGGGAGCCAAGGTGGAAAACCGCGAGGATGGCTCCCGGTTTAACGTCCGTGCCAAGCAGGTCATCAACGCCACGGGTGTCTGGACCGACGAAACCCAGGCCATGGTCACGGACCGCGGGCAGCTGAAGGTCCGGGCGTCCAAGGGCATCCACCTGGTGGTGCCGAGGGACCGCTTCCAATCCACCGTCGGGCTGATCCTGCGCACCGAGAAATCCGTGCTGTTCGTCATCCCCTGGGGCAGGCACTGGATCATCGGCACCACGGACACCGACTGGCACCTGGACAAGGCCCACCCTGCCGCAACCAGCAAGGATATCGACTACATCCTCGAGCACGTCAACAAGGTCCTCAAGCGGCCGCTGACCCGGGAAGACGTCGAAGGCGTCTACGCGGGACTCCGGCCCCTGCTGGCCGGCGAGAACGACTCCACAGCGAAGCTCTCCCGCGAACACGTCGTGGCCCACCCCGTGCCGGGGCTGGTGGTGGTGGCTGGCGGCAAATGGACCACCTACCGCGTGATGGCCAAGGACGCGGTGGACGAGGCCACCCGCACCATGGACGAACGGGTACCGCCGAGCTGCACCGAGACCATCCCGCTGCTGGGGGCCAGCGGTTTCCGCGCAGCCTGGAACCGCCGTAACCGGACGGCCGAGGAAACGGGCGTGCACGTGGCCCGCATCGAGCACCTGCTCAACCGCTACGGCTCCATGACCCCGGAAGTCCTGGCCCTCATTGCCGAGAATCCGGAACTGGCCGAGCCTTTGCCGGGAGCGGATGACTACCTGCAGGCCGAAGCGGTCTACGCGGCCACCCACGAAGGCGCCCGGCATGTCCACGATGTCCTGACCCGGCGGACCCGCATTTCCATCGAGGCCTGGGACCGCGGCGTGTCCGCTGTTCCGGTTGTCGCTAAACTGATGGGTGACGTCCTCGGCTGGAGCGACGCTCAGCGCGAAAATGAGGTCCGGCACTACATTGCCCGGGTTGAGGCGGAACGGCTCAGCCAGGAACAGCCGGATGACGAATCCGCAGACGCCGCCCGCCTGGGCGTGGAAGACATCGTGCCCTTGCGCTAA
- a CDS encoding GuaB3 family IMP dehydrogenase-related protein → MTYEIEIGRGKRGRRAYSLDDIAVVPNRRTRDPKDVSVSWQIDAYQFSMPVIAAPMDSAMSPKTAIALGRLGGLGVLDLEGLWTRYEDPQAVLDEISALEDETNSPAVTGRMQELYKAPIQPELITSRLAEIREAGVTVAGALTPQRTQEHYKTVLAAGVDIFVIRGTTVSAEHVSKDHEPLNLKQFIYELDVPVIVGGAAGYTPALHLMRTGAAGVLVGFGGGATTTTRRALGIHAPMASAISDVAAARRDYMDESGGRYVHVIADGGMGTSGDIVKAIAMGADAVMLGSALARAEEAPGKGWHWGQEAHHLELPRGDRANVGTVGPMEEVLFGPGHHTNGTSNLIGALRRSMATTGYSDLKEFQRVDVVVSPYEGN, encoded by the coding sequence GTGACTTACGAGATCGAGATTGGCCGTGGCAAGCGTGGGCGTCGTGCCTACTCCCTGGATGACATAGCTGTTGTCCCCAACCGTCGCACCCGTGACCCCAAGGACGTCTCGGTCTCGTGGCAGATCGACGCCTACCAGTTCAGCATGCCTGTCATCGCCGCCCCCATGGATTCAGCCATGTCTCCCAAGACGGCCATTGCGCTTGGACGCCTCGGCGGACTGGGCGTCCTCGACCTCGAAGGCCTCTGGACCCGGTACGAGGATCCGCAGGCAGTCCTGGATGAAATCAGTGCCCTGGAGGACGAGACCAACAGCCCCGCCGTCACCGGAAGGATGCAGGAGCTCTACAAGGCCCCCATCCAGCCCGAACTCATCACGTCCCGCCTGGCCGAAATCCGTGAAGCCGGCGTCACCGTGGCCGGCGCCCTCACGCCGCAGCGCACCCAGGAGCACTACAAGACAGTCCTGGCTGCCGGCGTCGACATCTTCGTCATCCGCGGCACCACCGTGTCCGCCGAGCACGTCTCCAAGGACCACGAACCGCTGAACCTCAAGCAGTTCATCTACGAGCTCGACGTACCCGTGATCGTCGGCGGGGCCGCCGGCTACACGCCGGCCCTGCACCTCATGCGCACCGGTGCCGCCGGTGTCCTGGTCGGCTTCGGCGGCGGGGCCACCACCACCACGCGCCGCGCGCTGGGGATCCACGCGCCCATGGCATCGGCGATTTCCGACGTCGCCGCCGCCCGCCGCGACTACATGGACGAGTCCGGCGGCCGGTACGTCCATGTCATTGCCGACGGCGGCATGGGCACCTCCGGCGATATCGTCAAGGCCATCGCCATGGGCGCCGACGCCGTCATGCTGGGCAGTGCCCTGGCCCGCGCTGAAGAAGCGCCGGGCAAGGGCTGGCACTGGGGCCAGGAAGCCCACCACCTGGAACTCCCGCGCGGGGACCGGGCCAACGTGGGAACCGTTGGGCCCATGGAGGAAGTCCTCTTCGGGCCCGGCCACCACACCAATGGAACGTCAAACCTCATCGGTGCGCTGCGCCGCTCCATGGCGACCACCGGCTACTCGGACCTGAAGGAATTCCAGAGGGTCGACGTCGTGGTTTCCCCCTACGAAGGAAACTGA
- a CDS encoding WXG100 family type VII secretion target, whose translation MAPGLYGADIEQLRSLSKSMDRSGSRLMDTERQITSLVSAIDWKGNDGGRFRREWSDTWRPMMKQTSQSLLDASKTLVTQADEQENASTGGSSGGPGASGPGGTAPDAAATNPLDSVLGVAASPGWWGANAAVTGAGLYTDNLLATMAKGGLLTKLTNWPWLSAQYAQVPGVGYVRGTQLLNGTSMLGRLSGGLGIVTGGLQLAQGLESGNTGMAIDGGVSAVLAAGSFIPGAGPFFAVAGIAWGGMGLLASNLGYGSASEMVADAAKKTADAVADGAKKTIDAVADGAKKVWGWLT comes from the coding sequence ATGGCCCCTGGCCTCTATGGCGCCGACATCGAACAATTGCGGTCCTTGTCCAAATCCATGGACCGTTCCGGATCACGCCTGATGGATACCGAACGCCAGATCACCAGCCTGGTATCGGCTATCGACTGGAAGGGAAACGACGGGGGCCGCTTCCGCCGTGAATGGAGCGATACGTGGCGCCCCATGATGAAGCAAACGTCGCAATCCCTCCTTGACGCCTCCAAGACTCTCGTCACGCAGGCTGATGAGCAAGAGAACGCCAGCACGGGCGGATCGTCCGGTGGTCCCGGTGCGTCGGGTCCGGGCGGTACTGCCCCGGACGCTGCCGCGACGAACCCTCTGGACAGTGTGCTGGGTGTCGCCGCGAGTCCTGGCTGGTGGGGTGCCAACGCCGCCGTGACCGGTGCGGGGCTGTACACGGACAACCTGCTGGCCACCATGGCCAAGGGCGGGCTCCTCACGAAGCTCACCAACTGGCCCTGGCTCAGCGCGCAGTACGCCCAGGTTCCGGGGGTCGGCTATGTGCGCGGAACACAGCTCCTCAACGGGACATCCATGCTGGGCCGGCTTTCCGGTGGCCTGGGAATCGTCACCGGCGGCCTCCAGTTGGCACAGGGCCTGGAGAGCGGCAATACCGGAATGGCGATCGACGGAGGTGTCTCCGCGGTCCTTGCGGCCGGAAGCTTTATCCCGGGCGCAGGACCCTTCTTCGCCGTGGCCGGGATCGCGTGGGGCGGTATGGGCCTGCTGGCCTCGAACCTCGGCTACGGTTCGGCCTCGGAGATGGTGGCAGATGCCGCCAAGAAGACTGCGGATGCCGTGGCTGACGGTGCAAAGAAAACCATTGATGCCGTAGCCGACGGCGCCAAGAAGGTGTGGGGCTGGCTCACCTGA
- a CDS encoding ABC transporter ATP-binding protein, with protein sequence MSQPSHPPELSPKREPARRLALRPYARAVAQVLRVSFRASPGAVVMKVLGSLISAVLPLVTTYFAALTTTALAAAYAGDAGAGQRAIVYVVITAVLGLFWGAFTSVDRYIQQLMSFKVGAIVGDQMYERFLALEFWRYDDKETVDLYDRAKRFSDSYARVLDRIAAIFTQLVSVILAVGALLLVSWWIAVIVLVAIIPSVYLQFKLSREQIAHWNTQVDSRRQRRMIETNLLRPQHIAEMRLYGVVGFLMGLRSRLRDADERRRLDYQRRYIPRQLAADALQYGAEVVSLIWVVGQIIAHAQPVGQFLYVQQIVSRALSTANNLVSSLSSIDEDLANLKDYELFMDLPVHSGHAPPLPAAPREVELRDIRFTYTGSDVEVIRGISMTIREGQHIAIVGENGAGKSTLIRILAGLYRPDSGQVMLDGVDLAAVDVTSWHRHLAVLSQEFLKYEFATAAENIYFGDVQSPRDEARIRRSAADAEALDFINKLPNGLENHVSNWMEDPRGRKGSGLSGGQWQRLAMARNFYRDAAFMVMDEPTSAIDALAEHRIFTRLFADRSSTIIAISHRLATIEKADVVYMLEDGQVVEQGTHKELVALRGRYFRMFESQLTVDEAGQP encoded by the coding sequence ATGTCCCAACCGAGCCATCCGCCCGAACTAAGCCCCAAACGCGAGCCCGCACGCAGGCTTGCCCTGCGGCCCTATGCCCGCGCGGTGGCCCAGGTCCTGAGGGTAAGCTTCCGGGCCTCCCCGGGGGCCGTGGTCATGAAGGTGCTCGGCTCGCTCATCTCCGCCGTCCTTCCGCTCGTCACCACCTACTTCGCGGCCCTCACCACCACAGCCCTGGCGGCCGCGTACGCGGGCGACGCCGGGGCGGGACAACGGGCCATCGTCTACGTCGTCATCACCGCAGTGCTCGGCCTTTTCTGGGGGGCCTTCACCAGTGTGGACCGCTACATCCAGCAGCTGATGAGCTTCAAGGTGGGAGCCATCGTCGGCGACCAGATGTACGAGCGGTTCCTGGCGCTGGAATTCTGGCGCTACGACGACAAGGAAACGGTCGATCTCTACGACCGGGCCAAGCGCTTCTCGGATTCCTATGCACGGGTCCTGGACCGCATCGCGGCGATCTTCACACAGCTGGTCTCCGTCATCCTGGCGGTGGGGGCGCTGCTGCTGGTCAGCTGGTGGATAGCGGTGATCGTCCTGGTGGCCATCATCCCCAGCGTCTACCTGCAGTTCAAGCTGTCCCGTGAACAGATAGCGCACTGGAACACCCAGGTGGATTCCCGGCGGCAGCGGCGGATGATCGAAACCAACCTGCTCCGCCCCCAGCACATTGCCGAGATGCGGCTCTACGGCGTGGTCGGTTTCCTGATGGGCCTGAGGTCCCGCCTGCGCGACGCGGATGAACGGCGCCGGCTTGACTACCAGCGGCGCTACATTCCCCGCCAGCTGGCCGCCGACGCCCTCCAGTACGGTGCGGAGGTGGTTTCGCTGATCTGGGTGGTGGGCCAGATCATTGCGCACGCCCAGCCTGTGGGCCAGTTCCTCTACGTCCAGCAGATCGTCAGCCGGGCCCTGTCCACGGCGAACAACCTCGTCTCCTCGCTCAGCTCCATCGACGAGGACCTCGCCAACCTGAAGGATTACGAACTGTTCATGGACCTGCCCGTCCACTCCGGGCACGCCCCGCCGCTGCCGGCCGCTCCTCGCGAAGTGGAACTCCGGGACATCCGCTTCACCTACACGGGCAGCGACGTAGAGGTCATACGCGGCATCAGCATGACCATCCGGGAGGGCCAGCACATCGCCATCGTAGGGGAGAACGGCGCCGGCAAGTCGACGCTGATCCGCATCCTCGCGGGCCTCTACCGTCCGGATTCCGGGCAGGTGATGCTCGACGGCGTCGACCTCGCCGCGGTGGACGTCACCTCATGGCACCGGCACCTGGCGGTGCTCAGCCAGGAGTTCCTCAAGTACGAGTTCGCCACCGCCGCGGAGAACATCTACTTCGGGGATGTCCAAAGCCCCCGGGACGAGGCCAGGATCCGCCGCTCGGCGGCCGACGCGGAGGCGCTGGACTTCATCAACAAGCTCCCCAACGGACTGGAGAACCACGTCAGCAACTGGATGGAGGACCCGCGCGGCCGCAAGGGGAGCGGCCTGTCCGGAGGCCAGTGGCAGCGGCTGGCCATGGCCCGCAACTTTTACCGCGACGCAGCCTTCATGGTGATGGACGAACCCACATCAGCCATCGATGCCCTTGCCGAGCACCGGATCTTCACCAGGCTTTTCGCGGACCGCAGCAGCACCATCATCGCCATCAGCCACCGGCTCGCCACCATCGAGAAGGCGGACGTCGTCTACATGCTGGAGGACGGGCAGGTGGTGGAGCAGGGAACACACAAGGAACTGGTGGCCCTCCGCGGCCGCTACTTCCGGATGTTCGAATCGCAGCTCACCGTGGATGAAGCCGGCCAGCCCTAA
- the guaB gene encoding IMP dehydrogenase produces the protein MTEPEHNPFGLIGLTYDDVLLLPGHTDVIPSDADTSSRISKRISVHTPLLSAAMDTVTESRMAIAMARQGGLGVIHRNLSIQDQADQVDRVKRSESGMITNPLTIGPQATLAELDEICSQYRVSGLPVVDEGMRLLGIVTNRDTRFVPESDFPLRLVSDVMTKMPLITGHVGISREEASHKLATNKIEKLPLVDEQGRLKGLITTKDFTKAEQYPLATKDDEGRLRVGAAIGFFGDGWERAMTLIDAGVDALFVDTANGHSQGVLDMIRRLKSDPVAAHVDVIGGQAATREGAQALIDAGADGIKVGVGPGSICTTRVVAGVGVPQITAIYESAKAAIPAGVPLIADGGLQYSGDIGKALVAGADTVMLGSLLAGCDESPGDLIFVNGKQYKSYRGMGSLGAMQSRGKNTSYSKDRYFQADVSGDDKLIPEGIEGRVAYRGPLSSVAYQLVGGLRQTMFYTGAPTIPELKARGKFVRITPAGLKESHPHDIQMTVEAPNYGSR, from the coding sequence ATGACCGAGCCCGAACACAACCCCTTTGGCCTCATCGGCCTGACCTACGACGACGTCCTGCTCCTGCCCGGGCACACGGACGTCATCCCGTCGGACGCCGACACTTCCTCCCGGATCTCCAAGCGGATTTCGGTTCACACGCCGCTGCTGTCCGCGGCCATGGACACCGTCACCGAATCACGGATGGCCATCGCCATGGCACGCCAGGGCGGCCTGGGAGTCATCCACCGCAACCTCTCGATCCAGGACCAGGCGGACCAGGTGGACCGGGTGAAGCGCAGCGAGTCAGGAATGATCACCAACCCGCTGACCATCGGACCGCAGGCCACCCTTGCCGAGCTGGATGAGATCTGCTCCCAGTACCGCGTTTCCGGCCTGCCCGTAGTGGACGAGGGCATGCGCCTGCTGGGCATCGTCACCAACCGCGACACCCGCTTCGTGCCGGAGTCCGACTTCCCGCTGCGGCTCGTCAGCGACGTCATGACCAAGATGCCCCTGATCACCGGGCACGTGGGGATCAGCCGCGAAGAAGCTTCGCACAAGCTGGCCACCAACAAGATCGAGAAGCTGCCCCTGGTTGACGAGCAGGGCCGGCTCAAGGGCCTGATCACCACCAAGGACTTCACCAAGGCCGAGCAGTACCCCCTGGCCACGAAGGATGACGAAGGCCGCCTCCGCGTCGGCGCAGCCATCGGATTCTTCGGGGACGGCTGGGAGCGTGCCATGACGCTCATTGACGCCGGCGTCGACGCCCTGTTCGTGGACACAGCCAACGGCCACTCGCAGGGTGTCCTGGACATGATCCGTCGGCTCAAGTCAGACCCGGTGGCCGCCCACGTGGACGTCATCGGCGGCCAGGCAGCCACCCGCGAAGGCGCACAGGCGCTGATCGACGCAGGTGCTGACGGCATCAAGGTTGGCGTCGGTCCCGGCTCCATCTGCACCACCCGCGTGGTGGCCGGCGTCGGCGTTCCGCAGATCACCGCCATCTACGAATCCGCCAAGGCCGCCATTCCTGCCGGCGTTCCGCTGATTGCCGACGGCGGCCTCCAGTACTCCGGCGACATCGGAAAGGCCCTGGTGGCCGGTGCTGACACCGTCATGCTCGGATCCCTCCTGGCCGGCTGCGACGAATCTCCGGGCGACCTGATCTTCGTCAACGGCAAGCAGTACAAGTCCTACCGCGGCATGGGCTCCCTGGGCGCCATGCAGTCCAGGGGCAAGAACACGTCCTACTCCAAGGACCGTTACTTCCAGGCCGACGTATCCGGTGATGACAAGCTGATCCCCGAGGGCATCGAGGGACGCGTGGCCTACCGCGGCCCGCTGTCCTCCGTGGCCTACCAGCTGGTCGGCGGCCTGCGCCAGACCATGTTCTACACCGGTGCGCCGACCATTCCCGAGCTCAAGGCCCGCGGCAAGTTTGTCCGGATCACTCCGGCCGGCCTCAAGGAATCGCACCCGCACGACATCCAGATGACGGTCGAGGCGCCGAACTACGGTTCACGCTGA